One region of Etheostoma cragini isolate CJK2018 chromosome 16, CSU_Ecrag_1.0, whole genome shotgun sequence genomic DNA includes:
- the tbx3a gene encoding T-box transcription factor TBX3a isoform X1 encodes MNFLMRDPVLQGSSMAYHPFIPHRGPEFAMSAMLGHQPPFFPALALPHSGSFSLPGALGKPIMDQLMGAAESGLHFSSLGHQAAAAHLRPMKTLEPEEEVEDDPKVHLEAKELWELFHKRGTEMVITKSGRRMFPPFKVRCTGLDKKAKYILLMDIVAADDCRYKFHNSRWMVAGKADPEMPKRMYIHPDSPATGEQWMSKVVNFHKLKLTNNISDKHGFVSSTNTILNSMHKYQPRFHIVRANDILKLPYSTFRTYVFPETDFIAVTAYQNDKITQLKIDHNPFAKGFRDTGNGRREKRKQLALQSMRSYEEQQKKENGASDDSSGEQASFKCFGQASSPAVSTAGPPHLKDFCDSDEDSDDESKDGHIKDGPDSNKISTTTKDGKDHEASPAKGHPFSDTDSTSRTRDSGPRTEKSQADSRQSPITVISSTTRSGEDLKSPSLDQPKTDECRSIGKDSFMPLTVQTDSPHIGHLHNFGFPTALTGQQFFNHLGSANPFLLHPSQFNMGGAFSNMAAGMGPLLAAVSTGGVSTMDTTSMASPSQSLTGAPGLPFHLQQHVLASQGLAMSPFGSLFPYPYTYMAAAAAASSAASSAVHRHPFLNAVRPRLRYSPYSLPMTVPDSTLLTTAMPSMAGGRTELKGDGIVPASPVSAVTLDSTSEVTSHSSNISSVSMSPKTCREKDAANELQSIQRLVSGLDSNQDRSRSGSP; translated from the exons ATGAACTTCCTGATGAGAGATCCAGTCCTGCAGGGATCAAGCATGGCATATCATCCGTTTATACCTCACCGGGGTCCGGAATTTGCCATGAGTGCAATGCTGGGTCACCAGCCTCCTTTCTTCCCGGCTCTGGCTCTCCCTCACAGCGGCTCCTTCTCTCTGCCGGGCGCCCTGGGAAAGCCGATCATGGACCAGCTGATGGGAGCCGCGGAGTCCGGCCTCCACTTCTCTTCGCTGGGGCACCAGGCAGCGGCCGCCCACCTCAGGCCTATGAAGACCCTGGAGCCTGAGGAAGAGGTGGAAGACGACCCTAAAGTTCACCTGGAAGCTAAGGAGCTTTGGGAACTTTTCCACAAGAGAGGCACCGAGATGGTGATCACAAAATCCGGAAG gCGGATGTTCCCCCCGTTCAAAGTGAGGTGCACTGGTCTGGACAAAAAGGCCAAATATATTCTCTTGATGGATATTGTTGCAGCCGACGACTGCAGATATAAATTTCATAACTCCCGCTGGATGGTGGCAGGGAAGGCCGACCCCGAAATGCCAAAGAGGATGTACATTCACCCGGACAGTCCGGCCACCGGTGAACAGTGGATGTCAAAAGTCGTCAATTTTCACAAACTCAAGCTGACAAACAACATCTCCGACAAGCATGGATTTGTAAGTTCAACTAAT ACCATACTTAACTCGATGCACAAATATCAGCCTCGATTTCACATTGTGAGGGCCAACGATATTCTCAAACTCCCGTACAGTACCTTCAGGACTTACGTTTTTCCTGAAACCGATTTCATTGCTGTGACTGCTTATCAAAATGACAAG ATAACCCAGTTGAAAATAGACCATAATCCATTTGCCAAAGGATTCCGTGACACAGGCAATGGGAGACGGGAAAAAAG GAAACAGCTGGCTCTGCAATCCATGCGTTCATACGAGGAGCAGCAGAAGAAGGAGAACGGGGCTTCAGACGACTCCTCTGGAGAGCAGGCCTCATTTAAGTGCTTCGGCCAGGCCTCGTCCCCTGCCGTGTCTACCGCGGGCCCCCCACACCTAAAAG ATTTCTGTGACAGCGATGAGGACAGCGACGATGAGAGCAAAGATGGACACATCAAAGATGGCCCGGACTCCAACAAGATTTCCACGACTACGAAGGACGGTAAAGATCATGAGGCGAGCCCAGCTAAGGGGCATCCCTTTAGTGACACTGACTCTACCAGCAGGACCCGGGACAGCGGCCCTAGGACTGAGAAAAGCCAGGCAGACTCGCGGCAGAGCCCCATCACGGTCATCTCCAGCACCACCCGCTCGGGAGAAGACCTCAAGAGCCCGAGCCTGGACCAGCCCAAAACGGACGAGTGCAGGTCAATAGGCAAAGACAGTTTCATGCCTTTGACTGTTCAGACTGACAGCCCGCACATAGGCCACTTGCATAATTTTGGATTTCCAACAGCTCTAACGGGACAACAGTTTTTTAATCACCTTGGGAGCGCGAATCCGTTTCTCTTGCACCCCAGTCAGTTCAACATGGGAGGCGCATTCTCAAACATGGCTGCGGGCATGGGACCACTATTGGCAGCTGTGTCCACGGGAGGGGTGAGCACCATGGACACAACTAGCATGGCATCACCTTCGCAAAGCTTGACGGGAGCGCCAGGCCTGCCCTTTCATCTGCAGCAACATGTCTTAGCATCACAG GGCCTGGCCATGTCTCCGTTTGGCAGTTTGTTCCCCTATCCGTACACGTACATGGCAGCAGCCGCGGCAGCCTCCTCCGCTGCGTCCTCCGCGGTGCACCGGCATCCTTTCCTGAACGCAGTGCGCCCCCGACTCAGGTACAGCCCTTACTCCCTCCCCATGACGGTACCGGACAGCACCCTGCTCACAACCGCCATGCCCTCCATGGCCGGCGGCAGAACCGAGCTAAAAGGAGACGGTATCGTCCCGGCCAGTCCCGTGTCTGCTGTCACCTTGGATTCCACCTCGGAGGTGACCAGTCACTCGTCCAACATATCCTCGGTTTCAATGTCCCCAAAAACTTGCAGGGAGAAAGACGCCGCCAACGAGCTGCAGAGCATCCAGCGCCTGGTTAGTGGACTCGACTCAAATCAGGACAGGTCACGGAGCGGGTCCCCATAG
- the tbx3a gene encoding T-box transcription factor TBX3a isoform X2 — MNFLMRDPVLQGSSMAYHPFIPHRGPEFAMSAMLGHQPPFFPALALPHSGSFSLPGALGKPIMDQLMGAAESGLHFSSLGHQAAAAHLRPMKTLEPEEEVEDDPKVHLEAKELWELFHKRGTEMVITKSGRRMFPPFKVRCTGLDKKAKYILLMDIVAADDCRYKFHNSRWMVAGKADPEMPKRMYIHPDSPATGEQWMSKVVNFHKLKLTNNISDKHGFTILNSMHKYQPRFHIVRANDILKLPYSTFRTYVFPETDFIAVTAYQNDKITQLKIDHNPFAKGFRDTGNGRREKRKQLALQSMRSYEEQQKKENGASDDSSGEQASFKCFGQASSPAVSTAGPPHLKDFCDSDEDSDDESKDGHIKDGPDSNKISTTTKDGKDHEASPAKGHPFSDTDSTSRTRDSGPRTEKSQADSRQSPITVISSTTRSGEDLKSPSLDQPKTDECRSIGKDSFMPLTVQTDSPHIGHLHNFGFPTALTGQQFFNHLGSANPFLLHPSQFNMGGAFSNMAAGMGPLLAAVSTGGVSTMDTTSMASPSQSLTGAPGLPFHLQQHVLASQGLAMSPFGSLFPYPYTYMAAAAAASSAASSAVHRHPFLNAVRPRLRYSPYSLPMTVPDSTLLTTAMPSMAGGRTELKGDGIVPASPVSAVTLDSTSEVTSHSSNISSVSMSPKTCREKDAANELQSIQRLVSGLDSNQDRSRSGSP; from the exons ATGAACTTCCTGATGAGAGATCCAGTCCTGCAGGGATCAAGCATGGCATATCATCCGTTTATACCTCACCGGGGTCCGGAATTTGCCATGAGTGCAATGCTGGGTCACCAGCCTCCTTTCTTCCCGGCTCTGGCTCTCCCTCACAGCGGCTCCTTCTCTCTGCCGGGCGCCCTGGGAAAGCCGATCATGGACCAGCTGATGGGAGCCGCGGAGTCCGGCCTCCACTTCTCTTCGCTGGGGCACCAGGCAGCGGCCGCCCACCTCAGGCCTATGAAGACCCTGGAGCCTGAGGAAGAGGTGGAAGACGACCCTAAAGTTCACCTGGAAGCTAAGGAGCTTTGGGAACTTTTCCACAAGAGAGGCACCGAGATGGTGATCACAAAATCCGGAAG gCGGATGTTCCCCCCGTTCAAAGTGAGGTGCACTGGTCTGGACAAAAAGGCCAAATATATTCTCTTGATGGATATTGTTGCAGCCGACGACTGCAGATATAAATTTCATAACTCCCGCTGGATGGTGGCAGGGAAGGCCGACCCCGAAATGCCAAAGAGGATGTACATTCACCCGGACAGTCCGGCCACCGGTGAACAGTGGATGTCAAAAGTCGTCAATTTTCACAAACTCAAGCTGACAAACAACATCTCCGACAAGCATGGATTT ACCATACTTAACTCGATGCACAAATATCAGCCTCGATTTCACATTGTGAGGGCCAACGATATTCTCAAACTCCCGTACAGTACCTTCAGGACTTACGTTTTTCCTGAAACCGATTTCATTGCTGTGACTGCTTATCAAAATGACAAG ATAACCCAGTTGAAAATAGACCATAATCCATTTGCCAAAGGATTCCGTGACACAGGCAATGGGAGACGGGAAAAAAG GAAACAGCTGGCTCTGCAATCCATGCGTTCATACGAGGAGCAGCAGAAGAAGGAGAACGGGGCTTCAGACGACTCCTCTGGAGAGCAGGCCTCATTTAAGTGCTTCGGCCAGGCCTCGTCCCCTGCCGTGTCTACCGCGGGCCCCCCACACCTAAAAG ATTTCTGTGACAGCGATGAGGACAGCGACGATGAGAGCAAAGATGGACACATCAAAGATGGCCCGGACTCCAACAAGATTTCCACGACTACGAAGGACGGTAAAGATCATGAGGCGAGCCCAGCTAAGGGGCATCCCTTTAGTGACACTGACTCTACCAGCAGGACCCGGGACAGCGGCCCTAGGACTGAGAAAAGCCAGGCAGACTCGCGGCAGAGCCCCATCACGGTCATCTCCAGCACCACCCGCTCGGGAGAAGACCTCAAGAGCCCGAGCCTGGACCAGCCCAAAACGGACGAGTGCAGGTCAATAGGCAAAGACAGTTTCATGCCTTTGACTGTTCAGACTGACAGCCCGCACATAGGCCACTTGCATAATTTTGGATTTCCAACAGCTCTAACGGGACAACAGTTTTTTAATCACCTTGGGAGCGCGAATCCGTTTCTCTTGCACCCCAGTCAGTTCAACATGGGAGGCGCATTCTCAAACATGGCTGCGGGCATGGGACCACTATTGGCAGCTGTGTCCACGGGAGGGGTGAGCACCATGGACACAACTAGCATGGCATCACCTTCGCAAAGCTTGACGGGAGCGCCAGGCCTGCCCTTTCATCTGCAGCAACATGTCTTAGCATCACAG GGCCTGGCCATGTCTCCGTTTGGCAGTTTGTTCCCCTATCCGTACACGTACATGGCAGCAGCCGCGGCAGCCTCCTCCGCTGCGTCCTCCGCGGTGCACCGGCATCCTTTCCTGAACGCAGTGCGCCCCCGACTCAGGTACAGCCCTTACTCCCTCCCCATGACGGTACCGGACAGCACCCTGCTCACAACCGCCATGCCCTCCATGGCCGGCGGCAGAACCGAGCTAAAAGGAGACGGTATCGTCCCGGCCAGTCCCGTGTCTGCTGTCACCTTGGATTCCACCTCGGAGGTGACCAGTCACTCGTCCAACATATCCTCGGTTTCAATGTCCCCAAAAACTTGCAGGGAGAAAGACGCCGCCAACGAGCTGCAGAGCATCCAGCGCCTGGTTAGTGGACTCGACTCAAATCAGGACAGGTCACGGAGCGGGTCCCCATAG